A single Corticium candelabrum chromosome 16, ooCorCand1.1, whole genome shotgun sequence DNA region contains:
- the LOC134191982 gene encoding U3 small nucleolar ribonucleoprotein protein MPP10-like: MKMAYQLVSEFESILTEFEDNLGDPEGYLKCASSSIGLTLIKRLYESCCGITRSNGETFGPLDTLAIDGLDEESVWQQLVLHNTPLVGHLDKCCRKLTEQKQAMQLQRQQHTNDCDDGTDDVTNDEIYETAEVSAGNNSIETDSNDSNDCLSDVDEAETVSSAKRQKTKASSQVDDRFFRLSDMEEFLRLEDKREEESRDRTKGENEDDEIDLFADIDSPTESGENDSDVEWDAVVEASSNVIGKAATSKTKPHKATRHLKYNDFFDPPVNDVMPDDITHDNDESEEDSDHRGDENEGTTESDDEVHTVGRTEDSDGSENESAAILSTHEQRQLKLRQQITQLEEKNVAQKPWQLKGEITASDRNENSLLEEDLLFDQTTRPPPAFTEETTATLEDIIRRRVSDQAWDDVERKEKPIEQPYEYRKRPTLDQDKSKLSLSEVYEKEFVKQSEGKRDEEERAEYVEIRKLATKLFTRLDALSNFCFTPKPPKDDIKIITNAPAITIEEVIPAAVTDASLLAPEEIHSKPKANPIGKKERTDTERKRERRLKKQRHRSKAHERERHQKLVAKLKPGLGNKYSQQKAIRELERASKKTDKITLIDGRDRKEKSGLRSSSAFFERLQEQVSVEARDMVGERKGRRKAGEERVTSTKLKL, encoded by the exons ATGAAAATGGCTTATCAACTGGTGTCTGAATTCGAGTCAATACTCACTGAGTTTGAAGACAATTTGGGAGATCCCGAAGGCTACTTGAAATGTGCATCTTCTAGTATTGGTCTAACGTTGATTAAACGTCTGTATGAGAGTTGTTGTGGCATAACGAGAAGCAATGGAGAGACATTTGGTCCTCTTGATACTCTAGCAATAGATGGACTAGATGAGGAGAGTGTCTGGCAACAATTAGTACTACACAATACACCTCTAGTAGGACATTTGGACAAATGTTGTAGGAAACTGACAGAACAGAAACAGGCCATGCAGCTTCAACGTCAACAACATACAAATGATTGTGATGATGGAACGGATGACGTCACCAATGACGAAATTTATGAAACTGCTGAAGTATCTGCTGGAAACAATAGTATTGAAACAGATTCCAATGACAGCAACGATTGTCTCTCTGATGTTGACGAAGCAGAGACTGTCAGTTCTGCAAAGAGACAAAAAACGAAGGCATCATCACAAGTTGATGACCGATTCTTCAGACTCTCTGATATGGAGGAATTCTTGCGTCTAGAAGACAAACGTGAAGAGGAGTCACGTGACAGAACTAAAGGAGAGAACGAAGACGACGAGATCGACTTATTTGCTGACATAGACAGTCCGACTGAATCAGGAGAAAACGATTCTGACGTTGAATGGGATGCTGTCGTAGAGGCTAGCTCAAATGTTATTGGCAAGGCGGCTACATCCAAGACTAAACCTCATAAGGCAACAAGACATCTCAAATACAATGACTTTTTCGACCCACCAGTCAATGATGTCATGCCTGATGACATCACACACGATAACGATGAGTCAGAAGAAGATAGTGATCATAGAGGCGACGAGAATGAGGGCACAACAGAGAGTGATGATGAGGTGCATACAGTTGGTAGGACTGAGGACAGCGACGGGTCCGAAAATGAGTCTGCAGCCATCTTATCTACACACGAGCAACGGCAGTTGAAA CTTAGACAACAAATTACACAACTTGAGGAGAAAAACGTGGCTCAGAAACCATGGCAGCTAAAGGGAGAGATCACGGCAAGTGACCGAAATGAGAACAGTCTGTTGGAAGAAGACTTGCTATTTGATCAGACAACAAGACCAC CACCCGCTTTCACAGAAGAGACCACAGCAACATTAGAGGACATCATCAGACGACGAGTATCAGACCAG GCATGGGATGACGTCGAGCGTAAGGAGAAGCCCATAGAGCAACCATACGAATATCGTAAACGACCCACATTGGATCAAGACAAGAGCAAGTTAAGCTTAAGCGAAGTCTACGAGAAGGAGTTTGTGAAACAATCGGAG GGAAAGAGAGATGAAGAGGAACGTGCTGAGTATGTTGAGATACGGAAACTGGCAACGAAGCTGTTTACGAGGCTCGATGCTCTCTCAAATTTTTGCTTTACACCTAAACCT CCAAAAGACGACATCAAAATCATAACCAACGCTCCCGCCATTACAATCGAAGAAGTCATCCCCGCAGCGGTCACCGACGCCAGCCTCCTGGCACCCGAAGAAATCCACAGCAAACCAAAGGCTAACCCAATAGGCAAGAAAGaaaggacagacacagaacGAAAGCGTGAAAGACGTTTGAAAAAGCAGCGACATCGATCAAAAGCACACGAACGCGAACGCCACCAGAAGCTCGTCGCCAAACTAAAACCTGGATTGGGCAACAAGTATAGTCAACAGAAAGCCATTCGGGAGCTTGAGAGAGCaagcaagaagacagacaagataacaTTGATTGATGGTCGCGATCGGAAAGAGAAGAGTGGCCTACGGTCGTCGTCTGCGTTCTTTGAACGTTTGCAGGAACAAGTGAGTGTTGAGGCAAGAGACATGGTGGGTGAGAGAAAAGGGAGGAGAAAAGCTGGGGAGGAGAGAGTGACGAGTACGAAGCTCAAGCTTTGA
- the LOC134191983 gene encoding uncharacterized protein LOC134191983 has product MSSQTGEVKKKRTFRKYLYRGIDLDQLLDLSSEELMQIVHCRARRRFSRGLKRKPMALIKRLRKAKKEAPENEKPDAVKTHLRNMIVVPEMVGSVIGIYNGKAFNQVEIKPEMIGHYLGEFSITYKPVKHGRPGIGATHSSRFIPLK; this is encoded by the exons ATG TCGTCACAAACAGGCGAAGTGAAAAAGAAGCGAACGTTTCGCAAATATCTATACCGTGGGATCGATCTCGATCAGCTGCTCGATCTAAGCAGCGAAGAGCTTATGCAGATCGTTCACTGCCGCGCTCGGAGGCGATTCTCTCGCGGCCTGAAACGAAAACCAATGGCGCTGATCAAGCGGCTGCGCAAAGCGAAGAAAGAAGCTCCAGAGAATGAAAAGCCAGACGCGGTGAAGACTCATCTTAGGAATATGATCGTCGTGCCTGAAATGGTGGGCAGTGTAATCGGTATTTACAACGGCAAGGCGTTCAATCAAGTGGAAATCAAG CCTGAAATGATTGGTCATTATTTGGGCGAGTTCTCTATTACCTACAAGCCTGTAAAGCATGGCAGACCGGGAATAGGAGCCACACACTCGTCTCGCTTCATTCCCTTGAAGTGA
- the LOC134192437 gene encoding alpha- and gamma-adaptin-binding protein p34-like, producing the protein MAGRNDVLLVQCSTSVNIRKMAADLCGAFVETEKNLIQTMTWKISNKYYDADVNLMTTTGTWKDCMPRQELECVDGLVLAFDPRERNSFDLVVKEWLTFVKEHKPAILLLVCNTRHDVLEWCIEHSFELVELDVESEFDEDDVDDGFMEKQGIARISEAIQTNTWPDTRKKASSRKQAEATTTAAAVSLESVRSISKLTVVCQWRIVREGSTLYCQKILHYIMV; encoded by the exons ATGGCTGGAAGAAATGATGTGTTGCTTGTCCAATGCTCCACGTCAGTAAATATTCGAAAGATGGCTGCAG ATTTGTGTGGAGCTTTTGTTGAAACTGAGAAGAATTTGATACAAACAATGACGTGgaaaataagtaataaatattaCGATGCTGACGTAAATTTGATGACAACAACAGGGACGTGGAAAGATTGCATGCCTCGACAAGAGCTCGAGTGTGTGGATGGTCTCGTTCTCGCATTTGATCCTAGAGAG AGAAATTCGTTTGATTTAGTAGTAAAGGAATGGCTAACGTTTGTAAAGGAACACAAGCCAGCCATTCTGCTGCTCGTCTGCAATAC CAGGCACGATGTTTTAGAATGGTGTATTGAGCATTCCTTCGAGCTTGTTGAGCTGGATGTGGAATCAGAATTTGATGAGGATGATGTTGACGATGGGTTTATGGAGAAACAGGGCATAGCTAGAATTAGTGaagcaatacagacaaacacatggccAGACACGAGAAAGAAAG CATCTTCTCGAAAGCAAGCggaagcaacaacaacagcggCAGCAGTTAGTTTGGAATCTGTGAG AAGTATAAGCAAGCTGACGGTAGTGTGCCAGTGGAGAATAGTCAGGGAAGGATCG ACGCTTTACTGCCAGAAGATCTTGCACTACATAATGGTTTag
- the LOC134192439 gene encoding uncharacterized protein LOC134192439 has protein sequence MANRQFEFDSTDVVQNLENTGVRQGGVLSPLLFSIYIDDLLVKINKSGYGCSVGKVCIGAVAYADDICLLSGSSYDLQQLLHICSTFAVERHLVFNSSKTRCTRLSPVEHRGCQRCHYVPKLILDGNILNFVQNWKHLGHVMCADMKESLSIEFEMKRFFSSFNFFYHQFKPLRLCYVVYYKHFQLYFMDVSELWCCSDSQLHKVRVAWNDALGKICNVRRRRCHVDTMIYSTGLLPLPEMLRKRKLQFLSSLIQSENSVIAYISSLRYNSQQSSFLTSCRK, from the exons atggcgaaCAGACAGTTTGAATTTGACTCAACGGATGTAGTCCAAAAT CTAGAGAATACTGGTGTGCGACAAGGTGGTGTTCTTTCACCAttattgttttctatttacatCGACGATCTATTGGTAAAGATTAACAAGTCGGGATATGGTTGCAGTGTTGGAAAAGTTTGTATAGGAGCAGTGGCATATGCTGATGACATCTGTCTCTTATCTGGCTCCTCATATGACTTACAACAATTACTACATATTTGTTCTACATTTGCTGTTGAGAGGCACTTAGTGTTTAATTCTTCTAAGACAAGGTGTACTCGTTTGTCTCCAGTAGAGCATCGTGGTTGTCAACGTTGCCACTACGTACCTAAGCTGATTCTTGATGGGAATATCCTGAACTTTGTTCAAAACTGGAAACATCTCGGGCATGTTATGTGCGCTGATATGAAAGAGTCATTGTCAATTGAGTTTGAAATGAAGAGGTTTTTCTCATCCTTCAACTTCTTTTACCATCAATTTAAGCCACTCCGATTGTGTTATGTCGTCTATTACAAGCATTTTCAGCTGTATTTTATGGATGTTAGTGAGTTGTGGTGTTGCAGTGATAGTCAACTACATAAAGTACGTGTAGCGTGGAATGATGCTCTAGGGAAAATTTGCAATGTCAGAAGAAGAAGATGTCATGTCGATACAATGATTTATTCCACCGGTCTTTTGCCTTTGCCCGAGATGCTGAGGAAACGAAAGCTACAGTTTTTGTCTTCTCTAATTCAGTCTGAGAACAGTGTTATCGCGTACATTTCGTCTCTTAGGTATAATTCTCAGCAGTCGTCCTTTCTCACTTCATGCCGGAAATGA
- the LOC134192440 gene encoding NHL repeat-containing protein 2-like, with amino-acid sequence MSATSVIVSTVAGSLQGAHRDGAGRDALFYNPYGLAFTTSGDIIVADCDNHCIRKVTLPRGDDISSHVETIAGVAGQHGYRDGTADQALFCFPYSVAVGEDDTIYVTDKGNNKIRTVDGCGTVKTLAGSGNKGLVDGQGSSATFTHLKDITQPANKSIFYITDHHCTRTIDVDGNVITIAGQQGAGLTDGHCSEAKFNCPWQIACRSGDDETLYVADYFNHAVREVSLNTRNVRTIAGGKGEGSCDGATEVATLNYLVGITIDSKGCIFVCDNHKIRIISSTMETMTTLVGYGEKGLVDGNGEEAKLNYPCCLLLNESTHTLYFTQEHCIRKVDLQQYLLSLPNLDVSLGENQMFLVDNKDLADVVFQVEDKQIFAYKPILIARSSYFSRLFSSGMKESHPSRDGHVTTIPIQDASYDAFRALIVYLITDKVSVDVNDWKMVWQLLILSDRFLVSKLKSYCEQIVAIHIRVENAVEVLCLSDTHNIPLLKEQAITFISNHLGVMRGRAEMEQLSSSLLLEIIQELSL; translated from the exons ATGTCCGCCACTTCTGTTATCGTATCTACTGTTGCTGGCTCTCTACAGGGTGCACATCGTGACGGGGCAGGAAGAGATGCTCTATTCTACAATCCATATGGCTTGGCCTTTACAACTAGCGGTGATATAATAGTAGCAGACTGCGATAATCATTGTATCCGTAAAGTGACGTTACCTAGAGGAGACGACATATCCTCACACGTAGAAACGATTGCTGGCGTTGCTGGCCAGCATGGCTACAGAGATGGGACTGCAGATCAAGCTTTGTTTTGCTTTCCCTACTCAGTGGCTGTGGGAGAGGACGACACTATCTACGTGACAGACAAGGGAAACAATAAAATCagaaca GTGGATGGGTGTGGCACAGTGAAAACATTGGCTGGATCAGGAAACAAAGGATTAGTTGATGGGCAGGGAAGTTCTGCTACTTTTACACACTTAAAAGATATTACTCAACCAGCAAACAAATCCATCTTCTACATCACTGACCACCACTGTACCCGTACGATAGATGTAGATGGTAATGTCATTACTATTGCAGGACAACAAGGAGCAGGTCTGACTGATGGTCACTGTAGTGAAGCAAAGTTTAACTGTCCATGGCAAATAGCATGCAGAAGTGGAGATGATGAGACATTGTATGTTGCTGACTATTTTAACCATGCAGTGAGAGAAGTATCACTCAACACTAGAAATGTTAGAACAATTGCTGGTGGCAAAGGTGAAGGGTCTTGCGATGGAGCAACAGAAGTGGCCACACTAAACTATCTGGTTGGAATTACTATTGACAGCAAAGGTTGCATCTTTGTGTGTGATAATCATAAGATTAGAATAATTTCCTCTACCATGGAGACAATGACTACTCTAGTGGGATATGGTGAGAAAGGTTTAGTAGATGGCAATGGTGAGGAAGCAAAACTAAACTATCCGTGTTGTCTTCTTTTGAACGAGTCAACCCATACACTTTACTTTACACAGGAACATTGCATTCGTAAAGTTGATCTCCAACAGTATTTATTATCACTACCAAACTTGGATGTATCATTGGGTGAAAATCAGATGTTTCTTGTAGACAACAAGGATTTGGCAGATGTTGTGTTCCAagttgaagacaaacaaatcttTGCTTATAAACCCATTCTAATTGCTCGCAGTTCTTATTTTTCTCGTCTCTTCTCATCTGGAATGAAGGAATCCCATCCTTCACGTGATGGACACGTGACCACAATTCCAATCCAAGATGCAAGCTATGATGCTTTTCGAGCTCTCATTGTGTATCTCATCACAGACAAGGTGAGTGTGGATGTGAATGACTGGAAGATGGTATGGCAACTTCTCATTCTCTCTGATCGCTTTCTGGTTTCCAAACTGAAGAGTTACTGTGAACAGATTGTGGCAATACACATTAGAGTAGAGAATGCAGTCGaagttctgtgtttgtcaGACACTCACAACATTCCACTGCTGAAAGAACAAGCCATCACATTTATAAGCAATCATCTTGGTGTGATGAGAGGAAGGGCTGAAATGGAGCAACTCTCATCTTCTTTACTTTTAGAAATTATTCAAGAACTAAGTCTGTAA